The Pelmatolapia mariae isolate MD_Pm_ZW linkage group LG2, Pm_UMD_F_2, whole genome shotgun sequence sequence atctgactgactaaactgtattttttttatttgtatttttagttttttgcctGTGGCAGTAAAATTAACAATGTGTTGTCTGGtaagtcattcttttttaaaagtccCTGCAGCGTTCCGTGAATAACCCCGTTTGTTGGTTAAATCTCCATGGGTTTTAAGAGGAGGGAgggtaagagaaaaaaaaaggaaccgGGACAAAATCTCGAGATGTGAAAGTGGGAGAGTGGGAAGAGTCCGCCCTTCCAGTGGGCTGTTACCTCCTGCCCATCTCGTTCTGTCTGAGAAACTGGATATTGTTGCTGCTGTCAGCCAGTTCTGGATACTGCTCCACAGGCAGTACGTAGTAGCCGTCATAGCCCTGTACTCGACCTGTCGTTAGGAGCTGCTGTCTCTCCCCTTCTGTCCAGAGGCGACTGCCTCCCTTTCCGTCCCTAGCTCGCTGCTGTTCCTTGGCCCAGGCACCCGCCAGCGCCCTCTGCCTGGCCAGCTCCAACAGTCTTACCTTCTCTTCGTCCAGCACGTCTGCAGCGAGCCCGTACCGAACGCTCAGTAATAATGACGGAACTGCAAACTCCACGGTCACTCCTCTCCTCGACCGCCCGCTCACTGTCACATTGATTCCGCTCTCCAGTGACTTGCGCCCGTTTGTGAGCCCCAGGGCCAGCAGGTCGCTGTCAGCAGAGCCTACCTTCACAAAGTAGTGGCAGTCCTTTCCATCCTGTGTGTAATGCGTGCCTTCGAGGTACTGCGCACCATTGAGCACCAGAGCCACTTTGCGGCTGTCTTCACTGGCCAGCGCCGACACGCCGGCCACCACTCTCCCCTCCTGCAGCGCCAGCATTACTCCTCTGCCTATTATGGGGGTGCTGGTGCCGAACCAGTGGCCGGGCTTGTCCTTGCGCCTGCGACGCTCCTTGTTGAGCAGACGACCCTCCAGGGCCATGAAGGCCTGGTTGTGGCGCTCAGCTGCTTGCTGCACGCCGGTTATGAGCTATATAgaaaaagttaaagaaaagcTTTGTCACTTTTTTGAAAGAGATGATAATGTAATAACACACAGCTGACCGCAGTGAGTAAATACAGGGCACATTTATAttagatttaaaagaaaatggtcAATATTTGATTTAATAATGAGAGTGggtatatattttaaataggtGTACCTGTCCGTTCTCACAGTGCTGGGTGGCCTGCAGCTCATACGGTGGCTCCACAAAGTAGAGCGAGTGTCGAGGGAACCCTGGGATTATGTTACTGAGCTGGAAGCCAAACATTACCAGCCAACTCTTCACATCTACAGCAAGCAGACGAGGGGAAATTACTTTTGCTGAATGACAAAGTTAAACACAGTAGCAAATGAAGCTGTGGCTTTATTataacaaaaaaccaaaaaactgaaAGCGTGTTTGCTTTTGTGACTTATCTCGTCCGTGCCATCTGTAGTACATTGTTACTAGCATAAACTATCTAGTCCACAACAATCTGTTCTGCTGAACACTAGAGATTCCTGACAGTCTCAGGACATAAGCTAAGATGAGCTTGTTAAGTAAACTAGAAGCGTTATTTTCCCTGCTTTTTAATATGCCAGGAAGAAACACAGCCAACCATCTGAGACAGAGTACAAGGGCTAAATATTCATACAACACATTTCACCATTTGGCCCACATAATATTTGTAACTATCTACCTGTGACGTAGTTTTTAACATCCAGCATGTCACTGAGTGGGTTGTTGTTCTTGAACATATACAGATTAAAGGGAGCGGGATCTTTTCCTATCTTGGGCCACATGCTATAGTCGGGTGAGGTCCACCGTCCAGCCAAGACGTCGTAGTCCCGCTGGGTGAAGTGGACCAGCTTCGTCAAGGGGTCGTACAGGCCGCCGTGGAAACCCACCACCAGTTGGAACTCTGGGTTAGAGTCCAGATACACCTCGCCGTAGGCGGTGTACTGGATCTGGGTAAGAGAAGCAGATCAGTCAAAATTAAACAACAATGCGGATGGTGGAGCAGGAATAAATGTGGAACAGGTGTGATTCACAGCTGGATACCTGTTTGATCATTTGTCCATTGCTGCTGAAGACTGCTAGCGGTGTGCCAGTGTTGTCAGAAGCTATGTAATATTCCTCTCCACTGCTCACCTCCATGGCAAAGAGATGACCCTGATCAATAGACAGTTACAAATTCAGATATTAGTTCAGGATCATGTTTGTGCTGATTAATCAGTCTGTACCACAAACATTATAGGATGATCTTATAATTAACCAACCACGCCCACCTGGAGGTCATAGTAGAGTGACGAGATGTCAGAGCTGGAGTGATTGAAGATGTGCGTCACCCTGGTTGGATGGTTGAGGTCAGCATAGAAGAACTGAAGGTGCTGCCCCAGGCTGTTCCTCGTGGACACCCTGCGACCGAGCCCATCATAGTGATATACAACGCTCCAGCCTCCTGGACCTCTGTTGTAAGCCCGCAGGAGCTGACCTTTGGAGTTATAGTCAAAAACGTCCGACCCACGCTGACTCAGGAAGCCGTCTTCGTCCAGGCGATATTGGACATCTCCCAGGCGCGTAATGCGATCTCTGAGGTCGTAACGCAGAGGCAAGATCCGGGCACTGTTCCCAggattcagcaggtggaggTTACCGTTAAGGTCGTAGCTGTAGCGCCAGGTAGACCAATCATTCACCTGGAAACAAACAATGATGTTTGTAAATCAGAGTTATGGATTTTCAGCCTCTAATAAAGACACACCGCACGGTTAGAATCCCAACCTCTCCGCTCACCTTGACGCCACTGAGCTGCCCGTCTCCATCGTAATCGTAGCGGTACTGTGTGGTGTTGGCGTAGGGCCCGATCTtaagctctctcttcaccacacgTCCCATGCTGTCATACTGGACCGTCATCCAGTACATGAGAGAACGGAAGATCTCATACTGGACCTCCTTGATGCGACCGTGGGTGTCAAAATGCTTACTCAGTGTCATAACGGCAGTGGTGATGATTTGATTGATGTCGTAGTAAATGACCCCAAACTTTCCAAAGTGTTCTATCTGTAAGGAGGAAAAAGCAAGAAAGGTAAGCTACAAATACTTGGAAAGGGCGTTGCTAAAACAGGAAAGTAAACCAGAACAAATATTCTGCACCTTTCCAGAGATCTCATCATATCGGTAGAGGTCAACAGGCAGTGGCGTCTCACTGATGACCGGCTTCATGCTGGCAATCCGGAAGCTGTTGTCATGGTAGGTGTAGTCGAACCGCGCGTTGACCATCCCCTCCTCACTGAAGCGATAGATCTGCTTGTCGATAAGTGGGCCCATTTTGCGATAGCGGATGGTGCAGGAGAAACCCCCGCTCTGCAGGTTGACCATCTTTAGCACGCCGGCTGTCTCGTCGTACCCAAAAGTGACGGCGGTGCTGTCGTAAACGATCTCCGACAGCTTCGTTAGCTTGCCGTACTTGTAGAGGACACGCCGCCCGGTGCCCAGGTAATGTACGGCCTGAGGTCTGCCGTCCTCACTGAAATCGTGGATGATGGAGGCGTTGCTCTCCGGAGGGTTGTAGGTGTTGCGAATATAGCCGACGGACACATGCGTGAACATAGTGTGGCGAGCGACACTGGGCATCGTGACAGCTGTGACTCGACCCGAGGCGTCAAACTCAAAGACGTACTGCCTCTGGCTTTGCAGGAGCAGCACCATGGACTGGAAGCAGAGCAGGGAGGTGAAATACGGATTAATATAATAGCATTATCACTGGGTGACTTGTCTCCTGTGAAATAGCACCAGGAGTAATTTGCTCTCTCCCCTGACAAATCTGAACCTTCATAACCATAAAAATGATGTATTATTTCACTCAGTCCTACAATCCAAATTACTGTACTTTCTTGCTAATGCCTTCCTCTGGATGTGACTCTGTGGATGACAGTGTTGAAGATAAATGCACTCACTTTGTCAAGATAGCTGTAGCTCCACACCTTCCCGTCTACAAAAGAGCGAGACAGGATGCGTCCCTGGGGGTCAAATTCCGTCCTCTCACTCATGCTTCCCCTCTGCAGCCCTACAAGCTGTCCGGTGGCGGAGTACGACACGTTGACTACGGCCAGGCTGCTGCTGGGCAACCACATAGCTGGCCGGCCCTGAGCGTCGTACATGATGCGCAGCGTGAACTTGCGGTGATCGTCGTAAATCTTTTCCGTACGGGTGTTGCGATCGAAATCGATGGAGAGGAGATTGCGGCCATGAGCCTAAAGAAAAGGAAGGCGTTTCTCAGGTAAGTTAAGTGAACTGCACATGTGGATTTTAACAAAGCAGTGGACAGGTTAGTAAAATTGGTTACCCTCAGCTTCCTCCCAAACACGGTGATCTTGCCCTTGGTCTGCTCCTTGCGCAGTCGCCACTCAATGGAGTTGAGACCATTGTCTGTAGGCAGAGTGATGTTCCTTCGGCCGATGGTTGGACTGACAGAACCCGCCAGGATGTGTGGCTCTGTGTGGAAACTGATGCCCATCCCATTGGCGTACATCACTCTTAGGGTCCCGTTATTACACAGCTGATAGCTGTTCCTCACCTGGTCTGTAGGGGGACACCAGCAGACACGGCATCAAAGACAAGACGAGAGGCACACAAGACTTCCAGGTTCCAACTGAATAGCCAATGTCTTTTGGGAAGCTTCCACAATGAGTGAAGTGACCCGGAAATATGGGTGTGGCGACCATAATAAGAGCTGGTAAACACTAAAGTGCTTTAGTGCTTCCTTTATGACTTCCTTAAGCACAGGCTACACCGGACTATGAAAGGAAAGAAGATAATGCTTGAGAACAAAGTGATGACTAGAATGCTAAACTGTCAGTCTAATGCCACATCTGGAGCTGATATACAAATACATCGTAAACTTTTAACACTTTGTTAAACCAACTTGAAACATTCCACTTTATTTAAATCTGCTGCTGCCTCATGTGAAGTATTTTTCAGCATGAGTTTACAAAAGcggtatataaataaagctaattagccattttaaaataatgtaaaaggGAAGGTTGTTTAGTTTAGTGTTGCGTGCTTATATCCTTGTTTTGGGAGCTGCTGCACTCACTGCCAACTTTTAGGATTATCATTACTTAATTTTGCTCCAGAGATGCTGAAAGCCCCAATAAAGGAAGAGTTAAAGTCGATTCAgcggagagagacagaaagagaaaatacaAGTGGACAGGAGGGGGAGCAACATCTCTTAAGACAACACCACCGCTGTGACAGGAAAAGATATTCTTCTTAGAAACTCCAATCTAACTAATAAAGTGGAAAGTGCTCCATCTTTGTGCAATTTTAGCTTCTACCTGGCACACTCAGGTCAACAGCCTCCTCATATTATCAAACAGCTTAGTGTAAGTGCAGTCTCTTTGCCTACATCTTGGCAAATTCTCCTCTGCACCTTTCCTTTGCTTCATGACGTTTTCCACTGAGGTGAATGAAAAGTGgtttgaaaaagagaaagtcTGACTATTCAACTACAACCTAAGTTCTTGTGTTGAGGTCCAAATGATAGTACCTCAGAAGAAGCGTAGTACCCAAATCTTAGCGAATCGAAACCTGAAAGTATTCGATTCAGGTCAGACAAAGTCGGTAAAAAAATTATAATCTATGAAATCAGAATAGCAATTTGAAGGTACTAGTTTCATGTAGAGGATATGAACACTGGTGAGGAGAATACATCACATTTTATGACCTTTCAGGCAAGGATACATAGGATCATTCACTCTGAAAATTACTGTACATACAGTAAAAGTAGgtgaaaagataaaaaaaagactgtAGGTTCCATCAGAGAAGTTGTATTATTTTATCTTTGCACTGCTTTTCAACCGTACTGCATTTTCACTGTGGTCTGGGAAATGTTACATAAGCTTTCTACCGTTTGGTTGGAGCTGATTCTGCAAGGCAAACTGCAGCCTGTGTTGACAGACGCACGTATTTACTCTGTTTTTTACCGCACAAAATCCAAGCTTAGACCCGACGGACCAATCAGAAGTGATCCGACAGAACGGGCACTTTAGCATCTGATGGCGATGGGAAATCCGAGTCACAGAGGCTTACGTCAGTCGGAATCAGATCGTGTCCATTAAACGTTTACGGACCTGATTTCTGGCTCCTTCCCACAAACTGCGCGCTATTCTAAATAAAAAATCCTCAGGCTAAAGAGACATCGCTCCACAATCAACATCTCTCCAATTTATCGACTTCAACAAGAATAGAGACAGATAAGCCCGTGATTAATGCAGAGGCTAAATTTTCCCTCTGATGTCTGAAAGCAAGCTCTCCTCCCCACCCCCGATCACAATGAAGTGATTAAAAGCGAGATTAAATTGTTTTCAGCTCAGAAATATCGAGAAGATGCAGAGTTGGgagctttctttatttcacttaCAAAAGGTGAGGGGGTAGAGGATTGGATGGTTGTCTCTTTGAAGTCCTGCCATAAATGACAGTAATCCATAAGGCCAATTTGTAATAAAGCTCCAGGCACATTTTAACAATGCCTCAAACAGACAAGTGAAGCTTTTTCCATTGACTTGGCAGCAACAGCCTTTAGATAAATCTTCTCCGCTCTCTCTGTCTGAACAACCTCGTAATAAAACAGAAGCGAGGTAGAGGGATAGCGAGCGcgcgtgagagagagagggtgaaatGAGAGCTGGAGGGCCAAGGAGAATTCACTGTGCTGGAGTTAATGAAGAGAGCGAGAAAGAGCCGAAAGTGAGGGAGACGGTTAAGTGAGTATGTCAGCAGAGAGCTGTGCTCAAACCCACACAGTGCAGTGGAAACCTTAAATTACTTACAGCCGTGTGAACAACTCTTCTCTTCTACTGCAACAAAGGTGGACGACTGAACATATACGTAGACGCAACGTTTTCTCAATGTTTTTGGACCGTAACGAGTCCGGTCTGGATTCAGACGTTCGTCACACGGCACCGGTCAGTGGAGGGGGGGGGCTGTCGGGagaattcttcttcttcttcttcgtctttGTCCCCCCACCTCTCTAAACAGACCAAATAAGCTCAGGGATCATGGGAACtgtcagtatgtgtgtgtgcgtgtgtttctgtctgtgtgtaagGAGAGAGCTTGAGGGATGAGGAGGATTCACTCTACACGAGTTAATGAATTTTGCTGTGATGATATTCAAAAGCAGGATGATCCCAGCTGGGATTAACTATATATTGGTAATTTTACTCCTTAAGAGGGGAGCGGGAGAGGGCTGGGTGTGGGTAGGGGGAAAGAAAATAATCTCCTGGAGCATGCACATAACTGAGTGAAAATTAGAAGACTTTCAATTAGAGCCGGCAGGCCGGAGCACATTCAGCATTAGAGGGCGGCTGTGTTTTTTTGAATGCTAAGACAAAGCAGTGCTAGAGCCTGCATGAATCTCATTAGGGTGATGATACCACATAAACAGATCTGCTTCACTGTTATCAGGATTACTTAAAAGTCTACTCAGAATGACTAATGAACGATAGTTGCTTGATTTACACTGTTCTATGCTGATAAGTTGAACCCAGGATTAGCCTGTCTTTGTGCCACATCATTTCACAAGTATTTAAAAATTCAATGCCGGATCATTTTTCCTCCGTGTGTCCAGGTTTGTGTTAAGCGTGTCCCCTACCTTGTACTACGGTGTATGAGGCTTCAACCGAGGACAGGTTGGTGATGACGGTGACATCGTCGTCTCTGCTCGAGCTCTCAATGTCGATGTTGATGGAGCGCTCGATCTCTCGGTGCAGACTTGTCACCATGCCCGTCGGGTATGTCACGTTGGTCAGGCGACCCTCGCTGTCATACCTGGGAAATGGGAGATTGCAGACTTGTTCATACTTGTGCCACCTGTGTGTTGAAAATCGAGCGCACACCCAACAGTCACAAAAAACAGTTTGGCaagggggtgggggtgtttgGTTGTAGATATAAAAGCTAACACTTGGGGGCAGCAGAGCACTGTGCGAAATTCAAGGAGAAAGTAGGAATCAGAGGATGGGAATTGATGGAAATGAACCCGACAGCACTCAAAGAAGACAATGCACACAGTGTCACACACTTACTGGTAAAATGTGGTCCATCCAGTCTCGTCAGCTTTGGTTGCCAGGAGGCCCGTGTTGCCACTGTAGCCCATCAGAGCTACTTCTTGGCCCAAGGCTGACACACTACGCAGCCCCCCACTGGGGTCCAGTCCAAGGGTCACCACTTGATTCTCAGGCAGCAGCACCAGTCTGAGCAGGCCGGCTCCTCCTCCTTGGCCCTGCCCATCCCGCCTCACTTTCACAGTATTGTTGCAGTTATCCACCAGCATGGCCAGCTCGCCGTCGGGGCCGTAGGTGAAGTTGAAAAGCGGCTCCCCAGTCACGAGGCTGACTGTCTGGATGTGAAGCCCCTCCCCGTTGAAGACGTACAGCTCCTGCTCCCTCGGAGACGCGACTTCGTACTGCGCCGATCCGACGTACCCGACGCTAGAGAGGGCAGGGCCGGGCCGGTTCGCTCGCACGGCTCGGATGCGTATGTTGTTGAGGTCTGCGATAAAAAGAGTCCCATCGGGGGACACGGCCAGGGAAGTCGGGGAGTTCAAGCCAGCGTCGGGGGCGTAGCCCTCGTCACCGTAGAAGCAGTTGCAGTTGACGTCGTTCTTGCAGTCGCAGTCAGAGGCAGCACCAGCCAGGAGAGAGATTTCTCCATTAGTGCtcacctaaaaataaataaatgaacaaataaataaataaataaaaacacccaCACTTTGAACAAAGAAACAACCAGACAACCGCATACCTGTCTCACTCGGTTAATCTTTTTCTCATCTGTTTCGGCGATGTACAGGATGCCGGTGTGGGACAAGGCGATGGCTGTGGCGCTCTCTAGGGCGGCGTGTATAGCCAGCTTACTGAGGCTGTAGTCGATGCCCGGCACTTGGCAGTGCATAGGCCGACCTGCTATAATGCTCACCTTTAGGAAACAATGCAGAAAGTATTGATGATCCAAAAAAGAAGGATGCCAACATAAGATTCCAAAGTAGTAAGTAGTATCTTCCTAGAACTAATTAATCAGTAATTTTCCTGAAAAACTTAGAAAACTGGTAGAATTTGAACTTTTTACTTCTAAATTGGCTTTAGGAAGGCTAATTGGGACGAAATCTTGTCAAAAGCCTATGGCGAGTGTGCACTCTAATGGGTTTGCAGCCTTGTATGTACAGACCTGGTGGTTCTCAGTGATGCGTAAAATGACGTTGTTTTCCAGGACGTACAGAGAGTTGTCCATGGGGTTCACTGCTAAGTCTGTGGGCCACTCAAGACGCACCTGACGGGCAGAAACAGAAGTTATACGATCTGTGAGACGGTATCTATACTGAAAGGGTGCCAAGGTTCAGACAAGTCTCTTATTCATTTAAGTGACTGCAGCAGTGTTCACTTTCTTCTGATCCATTCATTTATCCATTGACTCTTTAATCCCTCCCTAAATCAGTTTCTCCCTGACCTCCCGGCTGGCTCTACTCCACAGAGTCATCATAGCTCAGCACTAAGGGAGCTCTTAGATCATCATCAATCACACCATCGGCTTTTGTCTCTTTCCCCCACCCCCCTTTCTCTCCCACCTGGCTGACGTCCATGCTGGTGTCACAGCTCAGAGGCCGCACGGCGGTCAGGTCGTTAGCCCCCAGCAGAGTAGAGATGATGCCATTCTGGTCCACCTTGCGGATCATGGTGGCGTCCACGAAATACATCAGCCCGTTTTTATCCACTGCGATACCTGTCAGCGGGGGGAGATGAACACCGTGAATGACGACTCATAACTCAAACACTGCGGGGCCATACCCATAGACATTTTAAGTCAATTAAACTTCACTCTTTCAGCCGCTGAAAATGAATAGCAGCCCGGGCCGCTCAATTGCTCAATGCTTCATCGAATGAGAGGGAACACAGTGATGGAACGGGCATTGAACTGTTGAGAAATGTTAGTTTTGGGATGAGTCATCGGGATGCCGAGCTGAACTCCCCTCAGAGGGCAACCGCAGACGGCACGCAGATCATCTAGAATGGCGAGTGATCTCTTGCGCTTCTCTTCCTTCCTTGGTTTCTCTTgatctcttttttgttttttgacaccCAACTTTCCACTTCTCATTTGTTTATACCTCTCTCCGTTTTATCCTTTATCACTGGGTTGGTGTCACCCCGTCAGTCTATCAGACAGCAGACGCTCAGAGAGGTGTGACTGTTCAAGTAAAGTGTGCCCAGAAATAACTTCTAGATGCACTGGGATAGAAAACAACAGATGGAGGATACAGCGAAGGGTGCACAGAGTAAATGATATGGAGATAAATAGGAAAAAGAGCGGAAGAgctggaggaagagaagaaacaggaaaagggAGGAACTGACGCTTTCTGACTGCGTGACGGGTAAGAGAGAATCAGCAGTTCATTGTCTTCCCCGATCGTCCCATCTTATCTCATGAaccgtgcatacacacacacatgcatgcactcTTGCATGCACACAGTGTATATATTCTAACATCTGTGGCGCTACATGTACACACATGGCAAGAAATGTGACAGTGTGACATCCTTGACAGTTTGGTGTCACAGTGTTCTGAGATCCAATGATCCACAAAAATAATCCCATTATAAGTTTAACATTAACCTGGTTTATAACCTCCTTCTGTCTCTGTCCTGCTTTAGTTGAGTCATAAGATGGGCgcattatggaaaaaaaaaaaaatctcatcagTGAAAATGTAAGCCCCCTTAAATTACATGTTTTGTGAACTGAACTGTGGATCACAAAGTGGAGGTCTCCTCAACAAAACTCATTTCGAAGGATATCTTAAGAGTCTGTATCCACATTTTATACTGTAATACAAGAAAATGCAATTTGAACAATATGAAGTTAACTGTGAAGTGAAATTCCCCCTAAGTGGCTCACCTTTGGGGCTCATAAGTGTAGCTTCAGTGGCTTTTCCACCGTCGCCACAGCGCTCATCGAAGGGCAGGCACTGCTCCCCGGTCCCCGCCACGACCTCAGCATTATCTGACAGCAGCCGACCACCGGTTAATGACCGCACGCGGTAAATCCGTCGCGAGTTTGTGTCTGAGATAAACAGCGCCCCAGATACCGGATCCACAGCCATAAAGTACTTATGGGTTGGGTTATTACTGAagcaaaagaagacaaaaaaccaaaacaggtATAATTATAAAATCAGTGAACAGCCTGGATTTACATTGTAAATGATACTTTGAAGcgcttttgcatttttttttttcctttgctggcATGTTGTTAATTTTTCATCCTGAGCCTCTTACCTGTGTCTGAAATCTTTGTTCCtttaagaaaagaaagggaGACAGAAGCACagcaaaacaaatgttaattCACACAGTCTGCACAGAGCAACCTacagagagcaacacaaagCTGGCAGTGGTGTGAAGAGCAACATTTAAAGATGTGTAAAAACACCCTGGGGAAATGTTATCTAGCACAGTCTATATTTCTTGCCAGTCCAAGTCTCTCACCTCACTTCTTTCATCTAACATCTTGTaagcactgaaaacatccagtcTTTATCCacaattttttcttttcctgctgaCTTACCTCAATATATCTGCAACATAGAGAAACCTCTAAATTCAAAACTGCTTTCCTATTGATTACTATTCTATTAATTCGCAATTTACTATCCCATAGATCTGGAGATTTACCTCAGTTCCAGGATGCCAGTTGTGTTCATAGACGGGTAGACCCGGCGTACAAAATTGAGGTCCCCGACATACAGGCTGCCATCGACGCCCATTGCCAAAGCAACCGGAGCCAGCAGCTTGTTGCCGTCTGCGAGGCCGTTACAGCTGGGGCACGAGATGCTGCGCCTGCGGCCGTTTCCCATGATGCTCGTGATTACCGGAGGCTGCTCTGTCACAAAGATGTTTTCCCCGCTGCCTTTGTGAAGGATGCCTGGGaacaacaaaagacaaacagatATATTAAAAGCAGATAAGGGCTCATTATTCCACAGGTAACCGTGGAATCAGCTACCCCCAATCACATCCACCCCGATGTAGAAATGGTTTCCTTTAACTCGTTGCTGGAGCCATCAAGAAAGCAAAATTTAACTTGTTCAatgtttttttcaatttaataCCTGGAA is a genomic window containing:
- the tenm2a gene encoding teneurin-2 isoform X13; translated protein: MDLKDRRNRSLTRGRCSKDSQYNTSSLDTDECRVPTQKSYSSSETLKAFDHEQRLHYGGCVTDLVHHEADEYSRQGLLEFSPVLLRYFISGGNFTLAELGVCEPSPPPHPAAVPYCPDLGLLQRGYSLSAGSDADSDPEGPLSPERAIQLWAGRGGVKSRRSSGVSSRENSALTLTDSENDNKSDDESGAANHQSQTTLRPPLPPPHNHHTLSHQSANSLNRNTLRGGRNPIHAPAPGTGDGPTTPESVQLQDSWVLNSNVPLETRHFLFKTSSGTTPLFSSSSPGYPLTSGTVYSPPPRLLPRNTFSRSAFKLKKPSKYCSWKCAAVTAIAAAALLAILLSYFIAINLLGLTWQLKPSDGPVLNNGLGAGLPVNSDVATLPSGGRGPWAGRNSSIDSGSIEVGRRVTQEVPPGVFWRSLLHLSQPQFLKFNISLGKDALFGVYIRKGLPPSHAQYDYMERLDGKEKWSVVESPRERRSIQTVVLNEAVFVQYLDAGAWHLAFYNDGRERETVSFSTNVMDSVQECPRNCHGNGECNSGVCHCFPGFHGMDCSKAACPVLCSGNGQYDKGSCVCYSGWKGPECDVPVTQCIDPLCSGHGTCTDGNCVCSVGYKGPNCAEVDCMDPTCSNNGICVNGECHCKPGWGGLHCELPRAQCPDQCHGHGAFIPDTGLCSCDPNWMGPDCSMEVCSVDCGTHGVCMGGACRCEEGWTGAGCDQRVCNPLCIKHGTCKDGKCQCHQGWNGEHCTIDGCPNLCNGNGQCTMGQQSWHCECQTGWRGPGCSVAMETSCADNKDNEGDGLTDCMDPDCCIQSPCQNSPLCRGSRDPLLVIQQSPMSQPRVRSFYDRVKMLVGRDSTHIIPSENPFNSSLASLIRGQVLTTDGTPLVGVNVSFVNYPHYGYTLTRQDGMFDLIANGGASLTLRFERAPFLSQERTVWLPWSQFYAMDTLVLKTEENTIPGCDLSGFVRPDPLVIASPLSSFFSSKPGEKPIIPETQVLHEQIEVPGTSLKLCYLSSRTQGYRSLLKVTMTPAVVSMGLLKVHLMVAVEGHLFQKWFHASPNLAYTYIWDKTDAYGQRVYGLSEAVVSVGYEYESCASLILWEKRTALLQGYELDPTNLGGWSLNKHHILNTRSGILHKGSGENIFVTEQPPVITSIMGNGRRRSISCPSCNGLADGNKLLAPVALAMGVDGSLYVGDLNFVRRVYPSMNTTGILELRNKDFRHSNNPTHKYFMAVDPVSGALFISDTNSRRIYRVRSLTGGRLLSDNAEVVAGTGEQCLPFDERCGDGGKATEATLMSPKGIAVDKNGLMYFVDATMIRKVDQNGIISTLLGANDLTAVRPLSCDTSMDVSQVRLEWPTDLAVNPMDNSLYVLENNVILRITENHQVSIIAGRPMHCQVPGIDYSLSKLAIHAALESATAIALSHTGILYIAETDEKKINRVRQVSTNGEISLLAGAASDCDCKNDVNCNCFYGDEGYAPDAGLNSPTSLAVSPDGTLFIADLNNIRIRAVRANRPGPALSSVGYVGSAQYEVASPREQELYVFNGEGLHIQTVSLVTGEPLFNFTYGPDGELAMLVDNCNNTVKVRRDGQGQGGGAGLLRLVLLPENQVVTLGLDPSGGLRSVSALGQEVALMGYSGNTGLLATKADETGWTTFYQYDSEGRLTNVTYPTGMVTSLHREIERSINIDIESSSRDDDVTVITNLSSVEASYTVVQDQVRNSYQLCNNGTLRVMYANGMGISFHTEPHILAGSVSPTIGRRNITLPTDNGLNSIEWRLRKEQTKGKITVFGRKLRAHGRNLLSIDFDRNTRTEKIYDDHRKFTLRIMYDAQGRPAMWLPSSSLAVVNVSYSATGQLVGLQRGSMSERTEFDPQGRILSRSFVDGKVWSYSYLDKSMVLLLQSQRQYVFEFDASGRVTAVTMPSVARHTMFTHVSVGYIRNTYNPPESNASIIHDFSEDGRPQAVHYLGTGRRVLYKYGKLTKLSEIVYDSTAVTFGYDETAGVLKMVNLQSGGFSCTIRYRKMGPLIDKQIYRFSEEGMVNARFDYTYHDNSFRIASMKPVISETPLPVDLYRYDEISGKIEHFGKFGVIYYDINQIITTAVMTLSKHFDTHGRIKEVQYEIFRSLMYWMTVQYDSMGRVVKRELKIGPYANTTQYRYDYDGDGQLSGVKVNDWSTWRYSYDLNGNLHLLNPGNSARILPLRYDLRDRITRLGDVQYRLDEDGFLSQRGSDVFDYNSKGQLLRAYNRGPGGWSVVYHYDGLGRRVSTRNSLGQHLQFFYADLNHPTRVTHIFNHSSSDISSLYYDLQGHLFAMEVSSGEEYYIASDNTGTPLAVFSSNGQMIKQIQYTAYGEVYLDSNPEFQLVVGFHGGLYDPLTKLVHFTQRDYDVLAGRWTSPDYSMWPKIGKDPAPFNLYMFKNNNPLSDMLDVKNYVTDVKSWLVMFGFQLSNIIPGFPRHSLYFVEPPYELQATQHCENGQLITGVQQAAERHNQAFMALEGRLLNKERRRRKDKPGHWFGTSTPIIGRGVMLALQEGRVVAGVSALASEDSRKVALVLNGAQYLEGTHYTQDGKDCHYFVKVGSADSDLLALGLTNGRKSLESGINVTVSGRSRRGVTVEFAVPSLLLSVRYGLAADVLDEEKVRLLELARQRALAGAWAKEQQRARDGKGGSRLWTEGERQQLLTTGRVQGYDGYYVLPVEQYPELADSSNNIQFLRQNEMGRR